The following DNA comes from Pseudomonadota bacterium.
GAACTGCGCCTCCTCCCCGGCGATCGTGAAGGTGAACAGCCTGTCCGCGAACTCGGCCGGCGCGAGCAGCGCCTCGAGCGCGGCCTCTGTGAGCACCCCCTTCTCGTCGGCGAGCGGGGAAAGAGCGGGATCGTCGGCGTCGGCTCTCGCTGCGCCCGCTGCGAGGATGACGGCCGCGAGGGCCGCGAGGAGCTCAGTGCGCATCGCCCGTAGCCCCGGCTCTTGCGAGCACAGCGTCGAGATCGCCGAGGTCGTCGATCACGTGATCGGCGCCGGCCCCCTCGAGCGCGCCTCTCGCCCTTCGCGGCTCGTCTGCCTTGGCCACCACGCCGATCGCCGGGATGCCCGCCGCATGGGCCGCGCGGACGTCGTCCGGGGTATCGCCTATCATCCACGCGCGCCGGGTTCCGAGGCGATCGAGCGCGAGCCGGATCGGCGCCGGATTCGGCTTCAGCGGCCCGTCCTCGAAGGTCACCACGGCCGAGAACAGCCGGCGCAACTCGTAGCGGTCGAGCAGCTCGAGCGCGTCGTCCCGCGGCCGGCCGGTCACGATGCCGAGCGTGAACCGCTCGGACCACCTCTCCAGCGCTTCGGGCGACACGAGCAGCGTCTCGTCGTGCTTGAGCCCGCGCCTTTGCGGCGTTCCCTGGTACAGCGCCTCGAAACGCCGCTTCACCTCTTCGTAGTCGGCGGTGACGCCGCGCGCGACGATGAGCCGCTGTGTGAGCAGCCAGTCGTCGTTGGCGTCGCCCGCCGCCTTGGCCCCGCTCACGTCGTCGAGCGTGATCCGCACGCCGTACGACTCCGCGGTCAGGATCGCCGCGCGCCGGTACGATTGCGCCGTGTCGACGAGCGTGTCGTCCACGTCGAACAGGAGGGCGTCGGGCAACATGGCGGTTACTGTATCACGGTAATACGACAATTGGATCTTGACCGAAATCTGGAAAACCCATAAACGGCGACGCGTTCGGAAAACAGAAGGACTTTGGGAGGTGCTCTGATGAGCTCGAGAATGATCATAATAATTGTAGCGATCCTGCTTCTCACCGGCTTGAGCGCGTGCTCGGGCAGCGGACACGGCTCGCCGGACGCGGGCGGAACCGATACGGATTCCGACACCGACTCCGATACCGATTCCGACACCGATTCCGACACCGATTCCGACACCGATTCCGACACCGATTCCGATACCGACTCCGACACTGACACCGATACCGACACCGATTCCGACACCGATACCGACACCGACACCGATACCGACACCGACACGGATACCGATACCGATACCGATACCGATACCGACACGGATGCGGACGGTGGTACCGACACCGACACCGATACCGATACCGACACGGATGCGGACGGCGGTACCGACACGGACACAGATACCGACACAGATACGGATACAGACACTGACACCGACACTGATACCGATACCGATACCGACACCGACACCGACACAGACACCGACACAGATACCGACGCGGATTGCACCCCGGACGCGTATCTGCACTGCGGCGCCGACGGCGACGTGCACACCTACGACTCCTGCGACGTCGAGGGTGCGGTCGTCGACGATTGCTCCGACCTCTACGGAACGTGCATCGACTCGGGCGGCTCGGCGGAGTGCGCGTGCGAGGGGAACTGGGACATCGCGACCGACTGCACGACCTGCGTCGGCAACTGGGACGTCGCCACCGACTGCGAGACCTGCACGGGCAATTGGGATCCGCTCGCCG
Coding sequences within:
- a CDS encoding HAD family hydrolase, which translates into the protein MLPDALLFDVDDTLVDTAQSYRRAAILTAESYGVRITLDDVSGAKAAGDANDDWLLTQRLIVARGVTADYEEVKRRFEALYQGTPQRRGLKHDETLLVSPEALERWSERFTLGIVTGRPRDDALELLDRYELRRLFSAVVTFEDGPLKPNPAPIRLALDRLGTRRAWMIGDTPDDVRAAHAAGIPAIGVVAKADEPRRARGALEGAGADHVIDDLGDLDAVLARAGATGDAH